The Aptenodytes patagonicus chromosome 22, bAptPat1.pri.cur, whole genome shotgun sequence genome contains the following window.
GGCTCGCTCGGCAGTTGCACCATCTCCGAGTGGCCAACTCCCTCCAGATTGCCTCAAATCTCGATTCAAGAATGTTGTTTGGGCTGAAGAATGTAtcgctaaaaaagaaaaaagggaaaagggaggcCGGGGTGAGAAGGGAGGTCGAGGGAGGGTTCGCCCTGCCCTTCCGCACTGACCTTTGTGTTTTTGGAGAGGAGGCTGCAGCTGCCCGGTGCAGACGTTTGTCAGATGTTGAGCGTGTTCCCTCCACCCGGCTCAGCAGAGGCTGAGCCCAAAGGGACCCGCcgctccctgctcccccccacccACTGCCTGCACCCCCTGAGGACCCCCCTGCACCGCAGTTACTCCAtttccctgcctgcctttccACTGCCTGCTCGTATTGCGGCCATCCTTGGAAATCGGGTGGGAGCTTCCAGGTGGGTCTGGTTTCGGCAGAGCCCTTTGAAaaggagcagcacagccctgggggggCCATCGGAGATGATAAGCCCTGTGAAAGCCACGTGGCTGCTCCCCCAGGCACAGGGGAGCCTAAGCCGCCCCGCAGACACCAGCGCTCTCGCTCTGGGGCACGGTTAGAGGAAGGAGAGGGTTCCCTGCACGGCACGGAGGGATGGAGTGATGCAGAGGTACCTGGAGAAGGGCACTCGCTGCCAGCGCCTGCATGATAAGTCTCTCTGTGTTTTACAGAGGCTGGAAAGAGCCAGGACTAGCGAGGAAAAGGAGGTTTGGTTGCAAATATCCAGAAAGACCATGCAAACCTGGGAGCCATGGACCTCCGAGGACTGGCTCCAGAGCCTTTCTACTCAGGTGTTTGTAGCACGAGCCTTGTCAGGAGGCCTGATGCAAAGAAGGGGCTCTGGATCGTGGCTGCACGGGTCCCTCCACCACGCAGGCTCTGCAGGCGATGCCCCACGCGTTTCCACCCACCCTGCCTGAGCAAGGTTGGAGATGCCAAGTCTCCTTGGCTCCTACTTGGACTCTTGTCACTGGAGTCCCTTAAAAGGGCAGCTGGGACCTTCACCCTTCAGGGATCTGCCTTTAAAGACAAGGTCTAGGAAGGGACCTGCAGGACCTGCCAGGCAGCCAGGGCAAGGCATGGTGAGACCGCTACACAAGCAGCCCTGTCTTCAAGCACCCTGAGCCCAGCGGGACTGGTAACCCCCTCCCAGGACGGGGAGGGCCAcggaaattaaagaaaatagcGTGAGTGGGAGGACAGAGCAGCCAACAGCTCCACTAGAGCTGAAACTTCTTGGAAATGTGGAAGAGGCAGAAATAACATTTCCATGAGTAAAAAGGGAAGCTGCTCAGAAGTAGCCGTGCTTCTGACAGTCGCTGGTTTTGGATGCCCACGGTACGTTTAATAGTTCCCCCTTCATCCAGGCAGAACGAGCTTTAGCCTTAGCAGGAGCGTCGGagagctttgtttctttgttataGTGGGAAGCGTTCGGTCCCCCTGCCAAAAGCATCCTGACAAACCTGCGTCCATCCGCAGAGAAGACAGCGCTCCCGGCTCCGAGTGCAGGTTTTGCAAATTAAAGGCAAACTCGGGGCCAGATTCGGTGGTTTCAAATACAAAGCTCAAGAGCATTTGATCAAAACAACTGgaacaaacccaaccaaaataGACACTGTTCACATCAGTTTAGTTCAGAAAACCAATACAGGCATCTGTCTGGCCCTGATGAGATGCAGACTGCAACCGTTGGCGTAACTGCTCCGGGTAGGATTATGCAGCGATAGGGACCATTGGCTTCGAGCAAGCAGGACGGCATGTTCCCAGGTCCTGTCACCAGTTCAGGGCTTTCTTTGAACCGTCAGCAATAGGGGAGGGATGTTTATAGGAGGAGATGTTGAAAAAGTTTCGTGGAAGTCACTGGGGAACCGAGAGGAGCTGTTTTGCATTGGCCTGAAATGAGCAGTAGCACCGAGGTCTTATCAACGCCCACCTCACACCAGGCAAACAGACCAAAGCAAGAGAGCCCTGCTAGCGGCTGGGGAGATGCTGGCCACCTGGAGCAGGAGATTTCAAGGTTGGACGGAGAAAAAAAGACACACGTGCTTCTTTAGATGGTAAATTTTCCCTTCCCTGAGATAGTCCTAAACCGGTCAGGATGAGATTCAGCAGAAAGTCCTGGTGACTGTGGGGAACATACGAACTGAGTATAAGCATGTCGTTATTTTCTGGTTCAGGCTGGGAAAGGGGGATGTGTCCATGGGGAATGGCAGCATTCGGAGCCAGCTCATGCGGGGAGGGCTCCTCAGCATCCCCGGGGGACCACCAGCCCCTGGCACCCACAGCGGGTGCCCGACCCCAGTGGGTGCTGCAGGACAGCCTTCCCCCAAAGGGTGCATGTCCTGGGTCATGAATATTTTTAACTTCCAGAAGATGGAAAGGCCACACTCCTTATCTAACCTAGCTGGGGACAGTTCCAGATAAACATCCAAGCCGTGCAAAAGCCTCCGAGCTGTTGGCCACTAGGACACCTCGAGCTGCCAGAGATGTGACGCTGGTTGACACCATCCAAGCGCCGAGCAGCAGATGTTACTGGCTGCCACTACCCTCCCCACCATTTTCCCTGGAACGGAGCTCCCTGGCAGCGGGAACAAATCCCTCCAAGCGGGGTCATTCTCCGCATCAGCCCAGAGCCTCGAACGACCTTCCTGCCCGCGGTGAGAGCCCTTCTCCAGCTGCCCCACACTGCTGCAAGCTGCCATGGCAATGCTCGACGGGGAAGAAGACATGCTACCAGCCAAATGAAAGCCCCCACCCCGCTTTACTAGCGTTTTACCTCCTTTTAGGCAGCGCTATCCCCCTGCCCCACTCGAAGGCAAGGCTTTCTCTGAATCCTCTCTCTCCTCGCAGATCTCGGCCCCGTGCTGCAGTGCAGCGGGCTGTGCTTTCCAGGCACACTCTTCCTTCCCAAACAGACTGGCTTTCTGGCAAAGTCCCCGCTGTACAGCGTGTCCCTCGCAACCCCGCACATTCCTCCTCCTTGCAACAAGGACCTCGGAGCGATAAGGATCTTTGCAAGGCTCCCCAGCGGAAGAGGATGTTTTGGCTGGGAAATTTCGatggaaagcaaggaaaaagcaAGCCTGGAGGGAGCCTGGCACCTGCTGAGCTTCACTAAGTAATTCCAGGCTCCTGGGAGGACCTGGGCGTGCTGCTGGAGCCGGGCACGGGATGGCGATGGGCGGTCGGggctcctcctttcctttcctcgcTGGAGGAAATGCTTCGACAGCCCTGGAAGAGCCGTCTCCAAAGCTGAAGTGCACAGGGAGCCAGGATGGGGACTGGGGGGGCTGTGAcagcgcccgccgctccccggcttTGCAGGACCCCCCCCCAGGGCAAGGCTGGCACTGGGAGGCGATGAGCCTTGTGGCAGGGAGAGCTGCAAGCTCTCGTGTCTCTGCCCAACCACGGGTCACCCTCAGCACATGctcccctgccccgtccccccgCACCCACCCCTGGGTCagcctcggggtgggggggggacacccccaTCCTGGGCAGATGGACACAGCCCGCAGAAATGCCAGCTTGGCATCTCTCTCCTGCCAAGCTGAAGACAAATTCCTGCTGTCACAGTGGCCCTTTGGTAGGCAATTTATTTACCTTGGATGCTGCAGCCTTATCGTTCATGGAAATGTTTATCCTAAATATTTAATAGCAGGACTGCATAAACTGAGGCTTCCTGGGGAAGAAGCCCAGTCGGGGCAGGCACTAACGTCTCTTCCCCTGGTACTGCAAAAGTTAAAGATACTTTCCCACTTCTCCCTAAGAATCACATCCTCAGCGCCTCAAAATCAGATATATTTTAATCTGGCCAGAGGCCTCCTCATCGCTTCCTGATGAGAAACGCAGGAGACCTAACAACAGcccttttaaaaacaacatcCCCGATTCCACTAACTCGTTAAACAGAGAGAGCCTGAAAAGTGCCAACACTCCTATGAGAAAAGacgggagagagagagagagagaggaaggaaagaaaaagcaggttaTTTATAACGCCAGGCAGCATTAGGGTCTCTTCAGTCTCTCCTGCAaactggctgctgctgggaggtcACTCCCCAAAAAACCTGCCGAGCCCGTGACCTGCAAGCACAATATTTGATCTGGGATCTAGGGCGGGCACCAGCCTTTGCAAATCGGGAGACACACTCACATGCTGCTTGACACACGGGAGATCCCGGAGAAGAGCAGCGAGGCTTTGGAAAGGAGGCTCTTAGCTTGGTAAGTCCATCTCTATAtttattatgatttcttttttttttttttttttttgaagcctgATTTCCATACCCTTGCctcggcgggcgggcggctgccaCGCGAAGCAGTGGCACGCTGTGCCAGCGACACGGGTGGCACAGCTTGAAAGCCAGCACTCCCAAGCCTCCGCGGCGGAGAAGCCCTCTCCTGCTACCCACATCTCTCGCCCCTCTGGCAGCTCCTTGCCCACTTGGCTGGGAGCTGGACACCTACAGCCATCGACACCCAGGTGCGGGCAGTGCCtgctcactgccccccctgcccggcacagctCTGCCCGTCCCGTCTGccgggctgcaggggaagggggagctggTTTCATacctggcacagcagcaatgGGCCGAATCCATGGATGGTCACAGACTGGGAAGCCCCTTGCCCCAAAACCTGCTGCCTCTCAGGGTGAGGAGCTGACCCCATTAGCCCAGCAGCCTCCAGCACGGGAGCATGGGCACTGGGAGATGACATGGATCTCATGGCCGGCACACTCAGCTCAGATCCCACCCCAAAAACAGGGCTGAAGcccactggggaggggagaagcaaCCTTCAAATGAAGCAGGGGACAGCGGTGTCTGCTGAGGACAGGCTCTGGGGTTACCAGTATGTTGAAGGGGGGCACTAGAAAAGGTGGAGGGACCCCATGGATCGGTCCTGCCCCGCACAGAGGggcccccagcagctctgcatgggTGGAGAAGCCCCTGTGCAGAGCAGGGCGGCTCTGGTATTTCATCAGGCAgagtgccctggagcaggagggaggagaagaaactCCTCTGCGACTGCCAAGCTCCCCCATTGCACACAGCATCCCGGAGGACCACGTCTCATCTGTCCCTCAGCTGCACGAGCACgcggagggggaaggagggagagaaggagaaagcaagggAGCCATGCCTGCCTGCCACCATCTCAATCCCTCTTTTCTTCCAGCACGAGCAGCCTGCCAGGGTGCCTCGGTGGCAGGGCAGCCGCTGCCTCGGAGCAAACTGTGCCCTCTTTGTCTGCCAGGAGAGACATCCCCTCCTCGCTGCGGGGTGGGGACGCGGCGAGGTTTCATCGGGCGACCCCACGGCCATCCCCCTGGCACAGCGAGGAGGGACGCTGGCCCGTGCTCGCACATTGCCCATGCCGCAGCTGCCGGAGCGGAGCTGGCAGCAATGCACCgacagccccacagctctgcGCTCCCAGCCACGTATATAGGAGCCAGCAGGCAGGAGCGACTCCTCTCCCACTCCGAACAGCACAGCCCTGCGTATTTCCTGGAGGCATTTCAAACTGCCTCGCTCCAGGCCGCTCTGTGTCCTCCTTTAGCACCAAGACGAGGAGTCGGGATGAACAGCCGCAGCTGGAGTCCTCCTGCCACCAGCACCGTGGCGTGCCAGCACACTGCCCTGGGCACGGCACGGGGTGGCTGCGAAGCCCACGCGCCAAGCCAAGGGGCTCGGGACAGGTTTGCCTTGCTCTgagccctctgccctgctctcttCTGGATGTCAGCCCTTGGTAGGCTGAATTTCACAAGCAGGGTCCAAGCACTAGGTCTGGCgatgcctccttctctccctggTCACACTGGCCTCGAGGGGCCGGCGGATGCTGCCCCTTTTCGTGTCGGGGCTGAGCTCAGGAAATCTAAGCTTGAAAGTGGTTTCATTTCAAAAATAAGCCAGAATTTGTTTACCAGGATTTACATCAGTCCCGAGCAGCATGAGCATCCTGCGTTTCtgtgggggaagggagagctggATGAAACCCACAGCGAATCATGTCGCCAGCGAGTGTAGCATAAATATAGCTCCATCGAAATACGCCTTGAGCTCCATCAACCTGTTCTCACAGCTACCGCTCTCCTCCGCGTGGCCGGAGAGTGGCCAagtcctttctcctccctcccgcGCAGAGCCAGCGCAGGTGAATCCCGGGTACCTCGGGGCAGAGCTGCGTGACCTTACACAAATTCAGACCATGTGCCCATATCTCCATCCTCTACTCAGCTGTAACAGAAATACCCATAAGTAAAGATTTTGCAAGCAAATATCCACTGGGATGGAGGTTTCTAGCAGGCCTGAGGTGAAAAGGGGGAAGATCAGGTAACTGCAAACAGGGGACATGTCTGCAGCCGCGTCTTTTTGGGTAGGATTCACTCAGGTCCCCTGgttctccagctctgctgccaagTGTCACCaaccccaggcagggctgcaacCACATCCAACCCCGCCGGGTTCCCCGGCCACGGGGTGCAGCTCGCCTGCCTCTAGCCCTTACATCAGACCTGACACTGCTGATGGTTTCCCTCCCCATTTCTCCCCCCGCCAGGTCTCTCCAGCATCAGCACCATGCATTGGGCCACCGTCCTGATCATCGCTGGGCTCTGCGGAGCCTCCCTGGGCCAGTACAATGAAGAAGAAGACATGGCTTGGTTACAGTACTACATACGGCAGTCCCGTATGTCCTCCTACAACTACATGCCCTACTACGAGGATGAGAACACCCCTTACGTGTACTCCTACCTCCCAGCTCCAGACACGGAGGCAGAGCCCGGCCCTGAACCTCAGCAAGCCCCTTCCTGGCAATGTCCCCAAGAGTGCGATTGCCCCCCTAACTTCTCATCAGCCATGTACTGTGACACCCGTAACCTGAGGTACCTGCCCTTCGTGCCCTCCCGGATGAAATACGTCTACTTCCAGAACAACCAGATCACCGCCATCCAAGAGGGGGCTTTCGACAACGCCACGGAGCTGGAATGGCTCGCACTGCACAACAACCAGATCACCAGTGAGAAGATGGGCAAGAGGGTCTTTGCCAAGCTCAAAAGCCTGGAGAGGTTGTACATGAACAACAACAACCTAACCAAGATGCCCAGCCCTTTGCCCCGGTCCCTGAGAGAGCTCCACTTGTCTTACAATCAGATCTCCAAGGTCCCCTCCAATGCTCTGGAGGGTCTGGAGAACCTCACAGCCCTGTACCTCAGCCACAACTACATTTTTGAGATGGGAGCATCCCTCAAAGGGCTCAGGTCCTTGATCCTTGCTGATCTGAGCTACAATCACCTCAGGAAAGTCCCTGATGGGCTCCCAATGGCCTTGGAACAGCTCTACCTAGAGTACAACTACATCAACGCCATCCCCGATGACTATTTCAAGGTCTCTCCCAAGCTGCTCTATGTACGGATGTCCCACAACAGCCTGACAAATCAAGGTCTCTCTACCAACActttcaacagcagcagcatcctcgAGCTGGACCTCTCTTACAACAGGCTCCAGAAGATCCCCCGGGTCAGCACCAACCTCGAGAACCTCTACCTTCAAGGGAACCAAATCAACGGTGAGCAGAAACACGTCAACCAAAGCGCGGTGGTGCAGGGGGCGGTGGTGCAACAGAGGGATGGGGAGATGGGGATGCAGAGAACCTGTGCCTCCCTGTGGGAGACTACCTGGGGTAATGGTTTGAGCAGGAAGCTGGAATCTGGGAGACTTCTAGGTGGCCCTGGGCAAGGCAGGAATGGTGCCCGTTGTGTCCCAACACACCTGGAGCcgagaggctcccagctctgaaCGCTCCCGTGTGATCCACGGAGCCATTGCAGTGGTTTTACTGAGCATTTATCAGCAGCCTGAGCATCTTCTGGTTAGAGGTGCCAGAAACCAGCTGTCGGTAGAAGTTGATGCACAACCTGGGGAGGGGACTACGGCTTTAGTCCGGCATTGCACCCAGGCTGAGGGGTCAGTGACAGAGTGGACAGAGGTGGGGAGTCCCCGCAGCCACGGTCACTGCACGTGGGAACACACATCACCCTGGCCAGCGCTAATGCAGGGGACGGGGACGTACCCTGCGGCGCCCGGCGGTCTGCAGCGCTCGGGGCCAGCTCAGCCCCTTTCTCCAGCCCCTTCTGctcacctccctccctgcctcgcAGGGCACTGGCACAGCCCGggcacagcccatggccccaAAGCCCCCCAAGGGCCGTGATCTGCAGCCGAGGGGCACATCCTTGCTGTGGGATGGGAGCTCTTCGTTATTAGAGCCATCAACGCAGCATCTTCTGCCAGGACTAAAATTCACTCcacttaaaacacaaataaataaaaggaacagaTTGTTCTGGGGCTGctatttataaaaataagctagggaaaaaaaaacaaccaagcaatcTCCTGGAAAAATCCAGGCTTGGTCCTCTCACCTGCCAGGCCCCGAGGGCAGGACCCTCCCGGAGCGATGCTGGAGCCCCTGCGCAAGcctgggatggggacggggatgtgTCAGTGCAGCCATCAGCTGTTGCAGAGGAAACACACAACCCCGCACCGGGGAACCGACAGAAACACAAAAACAAGAACAGATTCCcaaatgtttgctttcagaatTTGTAGCTGTTAACGTCTGCCCACAAATGCCATGAAACCACCCCGGAGCCGTTCAGGCTTTACAGcagtttttccttcagctgcaggTTTTGCCGCTGACCTTTAAAGCATCCCCAGGAGCGAGGGGCTGCGGGTCCAAGCAGGCAGCACCAACCTCTCTGGGGGGGCGCATCCCACCCATGGGGCATCAGGGCCGGGGTCGTGCCCCTCCAGCCACACCGGGAGGTCCCCGCTTGCCTCCCCGCACACCCGCAGGGCTTGCAGCCCCCCCAggcccccggcccgggggcgcAGGGGTCCCCCAGCACCccgctgccttccccagcagcatcccGGCCTGGAGCTTTGCTGCCCTCTAGTCGGTCGCTTCTCTCCCAAATCCTGCACAAAATTTTTGGGAGTTTGTTCCATCTCCTCCCTCCAAACTCAGCCCGGGCTGGCCCGGAGTTTCCCTGCCCggggccggcagcagcgggtggcGGATGAACGGAGAGGGGATGTCTGCGggcatgggatggggacagggacgtcCTCCCTCCTGGACACACTGCCTGGCTAGTCCCGCAGCGGCCAGGGGACTCGGGGGCTGGAGGCTGCAGCGTAGGAAGCCTCACAAGGGAGGCTGCAAAGGCAATTCCCGATAAAAAGCAATGTTTCATCTGACTCCACCCGGCTTTTTCCTTACGAGCgctccagccaggctgggcaAAGGCAGCCGAGGGCGGGCGCTGCCACCACttccaaaccctggaacaggcacAAACTCACAGGCTCCTTCTAACTGCAGCTAGAAGCATCAGTTACTCTTTTAGCTTAAGAGCGGAGGGTCTCGAGTCCACATTTGCAGGAATGATTGGTGATTTAGgggtgttttcatttttttcctgcccatCTTAACAAAAACCGGCTCTCAGAGGTCAGTACCCACAGACCCATCTCCAGAGCAGCCCCCCTTGACATTTCCCACATCGCTCCCCAAAGATCAGTCGCATCACGAAGGTTAGATAGAGCTGGGGCCAAAGCCAATGCTCAGCTCTCCGTCTCCTCTCCCCCCGCAGAGTTCTCCATCAGCAGCTTCTGCACCGTGGTGGACGTCATGAACTACTCCAGGCTCCAGGTCCTGCGGCTCGACGGGAACGAGATCAAGCGAAACGCGGTGCCCCCCGACGCCCCGCTGTGCCTGCGGCGTGCCACCGTCATCGAGATCTAGCCTGGCCCCCGCCTGgccccctccccatcctcagGACTTGGCTCTCCCTTTCCTGGGGAGACACTCACTCCCGTTTTAATGCAGCTTGACAGTTTGACTTGGCTTCTGCAATAGTGCAATAAGGGTACTCCAACACCAGCCCGTGCGGGTGGGTGGGATCCATTCATCCCCAAACACTCCCTCTTCCCGGCTCTCCGGCCACGCAGGGTGGAACAGGTCCCAGCACAGTTCCCCCTCTGTCCCCACCACAGCCACCCCCCCACAGCGCTGCACCCCCATTCACCTTCTCCCCCGGTTTGGGTGGGAtgcaggtgggatggggaagagctCATCCCACCTCCGAAACATGGCACTGAGCATCCGACCCCAGCGGGGAGGGCTTCAGGCGTGGGTCCTGCAGAACCAGCAGATTTAAAGTGACTCACCCTGGGCCAGGTGCCAGCGGTCACTGGGAGGAGCATCCAGGAGGTTGGGAGCTACACGAGTAAAGGGTTAAAGATTTCCCGGCTGCCAGCATCCCTCAGCCTAGGATGGGGAAGAGCATATCCACTCTTTCCCCtccatttttccccccttccatcAGCTTCCTGCtccagagagaaaggagagaaacctTTCCTGCTGCTGCCGAGCGGCTGTCAGCTGCTGAGCTTAGAGAGAAACACCCTGAGAAACAGCCTGTTAGCAGGCCGTGGCCGAGGGGGGTCTCACATCTTCCTCCCAGACCTCTGGTTCAGGGCAGGACCGGGGGCGAGGGATGGGGCAGTTCCCGGTGCCGTCGCCCCCGGCTGCCTGGGGAGCCCCGGCACGTCCAGCTCCATCCCACCCACTGGCTCggctcccagctccctccctgcccaggcaACCGGGgtctcccattttaaaaaaaattaaaaaaaaaaaaaaaaaaatcgcggTGACGCGTGCATCCGCCGCACGTCTGAATTCGCCAAACACACCCAGCTTGGTTCCTTGGACGGTTTAGTTTGAGAACCAAAGGGGCAGCTGAGCTTTGGAGATGACCTGCAAAGCTGAAGAGGTCATCCAGACCCTCCGCGTTTAAACTGCATGCTAACACTatagaaacaaaaacccaaaaaaacctgtACTATCACTGACGCATGAACTGTAGATATCATACCGACGAATAAAGCCCTTCCTGTAACTGCACCAAACGTGTCTGAGGAATCCCAAACGCAGGGTCTGAGCATCTGGGGCTGCTCCGAGCCGCCCTGAGCACTGTAACCTCCCCTCCTGCAGACCAGATCTTTCTGCAGACATAATCCGGGCTGGATTTGCCGTCTAGTGGTTGTACCAGACACGACATGTGCGTACGCTGCCTTCCTGGCACCGAGGAGCTGCCACTCCAGCACATCCCAGATGGGGTCCATGCAAGGACAtttataggaggaaaaaatacacatgGAAAAGTGTCAGTTGAGAGAGGGAAGGGATGGCGGTGCCACTGGCACAGTACTTCTGGTAGTTATTTTCCAGATGCTTTCATGTTCTCCAGTCTTCAGCCCTGCTTATTTTTAACAGCTAAGCTGGgggatgcttaaaaaaaaaaattcacatgggCAGGATTTTTACAGACCGGGAGTCGCACCGAAAGCGCCATTTCCCAGCCTGCGAGCCTCTCCTCAGCACACCGGGGGCCCGCTTGGCTCTGGGTTGGTGCCAGCCGGGGAGGCAGAGCCTGCGGGTGCTCCGTGGGGTGCAGGAGGTGGGTGTCCCCGCTGGCCTTCCCCAAACAGACCTGGTCCCTGGCCCTGGCCAGGGGCAGCCCCCCAACTCCAGCTGAGGCTCTTGCAGaagccaggcaggaggagaggcaagAAGACCCCACTCCATCCCCTCGGGAcacccccttccccatcctctcctgtGTCCCAGGGCAGCAAAGGGACATGCACATCCGCATCGTGACCTCCCACAGCCAAACCCCATTCCTTGCAGAGATGCGAATCCTCCCGGAGGCACCAGGACCGGGGACCCCGAACCGAGGGGATCCCACTGCACGCCCAGCTGGCCGAGGAGCCCAGGGCTGTCACTAGATGTCGGCGTTGCCTGTCACATGTGGCCCTGTCCAGCCTGGCAGCGTGGCCCTGGCTTTCCCTCCCCAAGGCCACGTCCCCAGAGAGCAGCACCCAGGTTCGggagctgccctgcacccaggggtGCCCACCACAGCCGGTACTTGCTTGGGCAAGGCTGGGCTGAGACACAGGGTGAAACCCAGCTCCGCCCAGGGAAAAAAGGGCTCAGAGGGAGGCAAACCTGACCCTGCTTCTGAGATAGCGAGAGACGAACGATGCTTGTGCTGGGCTCCCTCAAAGGCTGGCAGCGGGGCAGCATGGGGGAGTGGGCTCTGCAGAGAGGGAGAGCGCCCCAAACCCCCGCGGACGTGCAGCCGGTCGGCTCCAACGCAGGTGCCTGTTGGCATCTGGGACCAGCTCTGATCTTTCTGCCATCAGCCCCCAGGACAGGGCCCACagcccatcctcctcctccttccctgtggCAGCATCCAGCAGGCCAGGcgggagggggacagggacaggactACAAGCACCCGAGCCCACGCCATGTCTCCATGCTCTTCAAAAGCAGCAGGGGACGATGTTTGCAGGATCCACCTACAAACCAGCCGAGCACCACGCTCCTCCT
Protein-coding sequences here:
- the FMOD gene encoding fibromodulin; its protein translation is MHWATVLIIAGLCGASLGQYNEEEDMAWLQYYIRQSRMSSYNYMPYYEDENTPYVYSYLPAPDTEAEPGPEPQQAPSWQCPQECDCPPNFSSAMYCDTRNLRYLPFVPSRMKYVYFQNNQITAIQEGAFDNATELEWLALHNNQITSEKMGKRVFAKLKSLERLYMNNNNLTKMPSPLPRSLRELHLSYNQISKVPSNALEGLENLTALYLSHNYIFEMGASLKGLRSLILADLSYNHLRKVPDGLPMALEQLYLEYNYINAIPDDYFKVSPKLLYVRMSHNSLTNQGLSTNTFNSSSILELDLSYNRLQKIPRVSTNLENLYLQGNQINEFSISSFCTVVDVMNYSRLQVLRLDGNEIKRNAVPPDAPLCLRRATVIEI